A genomic region of Pelodiscus sinensis isolate JC-2024 chromosome 1, ASM4963464v1, whole genome shotgun sequence contains the following coding sequences:
- the CGGBP1 gene encoding CGG triplet repeat-binding protein 1: MERFGVKATPSRNRSKTALYVTPRDRVTEFGSELYEDEGKLFCTSCNVVLNHVRKSAINDHLKSKTHTKRKAEFEEQSVRKKQRTLTASLQCNSASQTEKISVIQDFVKMCLEANIPLEKADHPSVRAFLSRHVKNGSSIPKSDQLRKTYLPDGYENENQLLSAEDC; encoded by the coding sequence ATGGAGCGATTTGGAGTGAAAGCTACTCCTTCTCGTAATCGTTCTAAGACGGCTTTGTATGTGACCCCTCGGGATCGTGTAACGGAGTTTGGGAGTGAACTGTATGAAGATGAAGGAAAATTATTCTGTACTTCCTGCAATGTCGTCCTGAATCACGTTCGCAAGTCTGCAATCAATGACCATCTCAAGTCTAAAACTCATACTAAGCGGAAGGCAGAGTTTGAAGAGCAGAGCGTCAGAAAAAAGCAGAGGACTCTGACTGCTTCTCTTCAGTGCAACAGTGCTTCTCAGACAGAGAAAATCAGTGTCATTCAGGACTTTGTAAAGATGTGTCTGGAAGCTAACATCCCACTTGAGAAAGCTGACCATCCATCAGTGCGGGCTTTCCTATCTCGCCATGTGAAGAATGGTAGTTCCATTCCAAAATCAGACCAGCTAAGGAAAACGTACTTGCCTGATGGATATGAGAATGAGAACCAGCTCCTCAGTGCAGAAGACTGTTGA